In a single window of the Syntrophorhabdaceae bacterium genome:
- a CDS encoding glycosyltransferase: MKAKIPLISAIITTYNRRSYFKGALASVLAQDYPEMEVIVIDDGSTDGSEEEVRHFPVKYIYKENGGISSARNKGIAVSKGDYLAFLDVDDLWLKGKLSTQMALMKDGDYKISYTDEIWIRNGKRINQKKRHRKQSGWIFPQCLPLCIISPSSALISREVFDTVGNFDETLPACEDYDMWLRITCRYPVLFIEKPLIRKTGGHEDQLSRKYEAMDRFRVQGLVKVIKSGVLTEDLREKALEELKMKCGILALGARKRGKEEEAREYLEMAEGVGGEGKRGEKIG, encoded by the coding sequence ATGAAGGCTAAGATACCACTCATATCAGCGATCATCACCACCTATAACAGAAGGTCCTACTTCAAAGGGGCACTCGCCTCGGTCCTCGCCCAGGACTACCCGGAAATGGAGGTCATAGTGATCGACGACGGCTCGACCGACGGCTCCGAAGAGGAAGTCCGGCATTTCCCCGTAAAGTATATCTATAAAGAAAACGGCGGCATAAGCAGCGCAAGGAATAAAGGGATCGCAGTCTCAAAAGGCGACTATCTCGCCTTTCTGGATGTGGATGACCTCTGGCTCAAAGGCAAGCTCTCCACCCAGATGGCGCTCATGAAAGACGGAGATTATAAGATCTCCTACACCGACGAGATATGGATCAGAAACGGCAAGAGGATCAACCAGAAAAAACGACACCGAAAACAGTCAGGCTGGATATTCCCCCAATGCCTGCCCCTGTGCATCATAAGCCCCTCCTCGGCGCTTATCAGCAGGGAGGTATTTGACACAGTAGGTAATTTCGATGAAACCCTGCCTGCCTGCGAAGACTACGACATGTGGCTGAGGATCACGTGCCGGTACCCTGTTCTCTTCATAGAAAAACCACTGATAAGAAAAACAGGCGGACACGAAGATCAACTCTCCAGGAAATATGAAGCGATGGATCGGTTTCGGGTTCAGGGTTTGGTGAAGGTGATTAAATCGGGGGTGCTGACGGAGGATTTACGGGAAAAGGCACTGGAAGAGCTGAAGATGAAGTGCGGTATTCTTGCACTGGGGGCGAGGAAACGGGGGAAAGAGGAGGAGGCGCGGGAGTATCTGGAAATGGCGGAGGGGGTTGGAGGAGAAGGGAAAAGAGGGGAAAAGATAGGTTGA
- a CDS encoding Do family serine endopeptidase — MGRIGIRVDARRLSLSLFILLCAAGIVVLGSPAEGKAAKTFDLSTAIVQVAKKAIPGVVHIEVTGTRDMPGQFTPFESDPFFRYFFGTPKSPKKFKREIRGLGTGMIIDAQGHILTNYHVVGGASKLEVLLTNGRKYTAKLVGTDPKTDLAVIRISPGEQLPFLAFGDSDKMEVGEWVVAIGHPRGLDQTVTQGIISATHRTGITDPSSYQDFLQTDAAINPGNSGGPLLNLQGEVIGVNAVILSESGGYEGIGFAIPSNIASHVAKLLITYGKVERGWLGIAIQDLSGEKAKAAGLESPKGVMIDSVTKGGPAEKSGLKKGDIITAFEGRAVPDSNSFRNSIANMIVGSTAKITVLRAGKKQVIAVRIGNLREELKSLASAAKQRLGAEVRLMSPKEADRYGLTGAQGISLTWIDPNGPLGKAGFEVGDMIAEVNGQPFTGLETFLELIAGLQPKQQITLLAIDRRTGNTGQVQVVVK, encoded by the coding sequence ATGGGCAGAATCGGGATTCGTGTGGATGCGCGCAGGTTGTCTCTCAGTCTCTTCATCCTCTTGTGTGCGGCCGGCATAGTAGTACTCGGAAGTCCGGCGGAAGGCAAGGCGGCAAAAACTTTCGATTTGAGTACCGCCATCGTGCAGGTGGCAAAAAAAGCCATTCCGGGTGTAGTGCACATCGAGGTGACGGGCACGCGCGATATGCCGGGGCAGTTCACCCCCTTCGAGAGCGATCCGTTCTTCAGATACTTTTTCGGAACCCCGAAGTCGCCGAAAAAATTCAAGCGTGAAATACGGGGTCTCGGCACGGGGATGATCATCGACGCTCAGGGCCACATCCTGACCAACTATCATGTAGTCGGCGGCGCCAGCAAACTGGAGGTTCTCCTGACGAACGGCAGGAAATATACGGCGAAACTCGTGGGGACCGATCCGAAGACCGATCTGGCGGTGATACGCATCTCTCCGGGAGAGCAGCTCCCTTTTCTTGCCTTCGGTGATTCCGATAAGATGGAAGTAGGCGAATGGGTGGTGGCCATAGGGCATCCCCGCGGCCTCGATCAGACCGTCACGCAGGGCATTATCAGCGCCACCCATCGCACGGGCATTACCGACCCGAGCAGCTATCAGGATTTCCTTCAGACCGATGCGGCGATCAACCCGGGAAACAGCGGAGGCCCTTTGCTTAACCTCCAGGGAGAAGTGATAGGCGTAAACGCGGTGATCCTCTCCGAATCCGGAGGCTATGAAGGCATCGGCTTCGCCATACCGAGTAATATCGCCTCCCACGTTGCAAAACTCCTCATCACGTATGGAAAGGTGGAGAGGGGATGGCTCGGCATCGCCATCCAGGACCTGAGCGGAGAGAAGGCGAAAGCAGCGGGCCTGGAGAGCCCCAAAGGCGTGATGATCGACTCGGTGACCAAGGGCGGACCGGCGGAAAAGAGCGGCCTCAAAAAGGGCGACATCATTACGGCCTTTGAGGGCAGGGCTGTTCCGGATTCAAATTCATTCAGGAATTCTATCGCGAATATGATCGTAGGCTCGACCGCAAAGATCACGGTGCTCAGGGCCGGTAAAAAACAGGTGATCGCCGTAAGAATAGGCAACCTGCGAGAAGAGCTCAAATCCCTGGCCTCTGCCGCCAAACAGCGATTGGGAGCCGAAGTAAGGCTCATGAGCCCTAAAGAAGCGGACCGCTACGGCCTCACGGGCGCCCAGGGCATCTCCTTAACATGGATAGACCCTAACGGCCCATTAGGAAAGGCCGGTTTCGAAGTCGGAGACATGATCGCCGAAGTGAACGGCCAGCCCTTCACAGGCCTGGAAACCTTCCTCGAGCTGATCGCAGGACTCCAGCCAAAGCAACAGATAACCCTGTTAGCCATCGATAGGAGAACAGGCAATACCGGGCAAGTACAGGTGGTTGTGAAATGA
- a CDS encoding DUF5677 domain-containing protein: protein MNWSDLTSLLAAGYARNMNNKFTKSNFEKVSQEALDFQLATLYPVKVDKDHRRNTLLFLNHDRNFSTFLTVMYLVEHGRVADIYALSRAMFESIVSMGLLVTSAIPDDLKRYETYQFVEAYKCYSHLEKLGLGNLSGIPPSEIASLKQNRDRYLKTYGKNVTSWTGKSLEQNVGLLDSRYPPTCNEPHFYEYLYCQAYRQGSPSAHSSFAGLAKGVRARRVDIPGSFVANQFETNEPHLIFSSFHSLLVFLSSVRFMGQALGKPEVEEHFHKLSRYVIAE from the coding sequence TTGAACTGGAGTGACTTAACCAGCCTCTTGGCCGCTGGTTATGCAAGAAACATGAACAACAAATTTACTAAATCCAACTTCGAGAAGGTCAGTCAAGAGGCATTGGATTTTCAACTTGCCACCCTCTACCCTGTTAAAGTGGATAAAGACCACCGGCGAAATACGCTTTTGTTTCTAAACCATGATAGGAATTTCTCAACTTTCCTCACCGTCATGTATCTGGTCGAGCATGGAAGGGTAGCAGACATATATGCTTTATCTCGTGCCATGTTTGAAAGTATTGTGTCGATGGGATTGCTTGTGACCTCTGCGATCCCGGACGATCTGAAAAGGTATGAAACCTATCAGTTCGTAGAGGCATACAAGTGTTATTCTCACCTCGAAAAGCTGGGGTTAGGGAATTTGAGCGGAATTCCCCCATCGGAAATAGCCTCTTTAAAACAAAACCGGGACCGATACCTCAAAACGTACGGGAAGAACGTCACCTCATGGACAGGTAAGTCCCTCGAACAAAACGTCGGACTTCTGGATTCCAGGTACCCGCCCACCTGCAATGAACCACATTTCTATGAATACCTATATTGCCAAGCCTATCGCCAGGGTTCGCCTTCGGCCCATTCAAGCTTTGCTGGCTTGGCAAAGGGTGTTCGTGCGCGGCGCGTGGATATTCCTGGCTCTTTTGTCGCGAATCAGTTTGAAACGAATGAGCCACACCTGATCTTTTCGTCATTTCATTCATTGCTCGTCTTCCTCAGTTCCGTCAGATTTATGGGTCAGGCTCTGGGGAAGCCGGAGGTTGAGGAACACTTTCATAAGTTGTCAAGGTATGTGATTGCTGAATAG
- a CDS encoding type II toxin-antitoxin system RelE/ParE family toxin, translating to MKSFTVLLTDDAVHDLVELYDYIAVHDAPGKADHVLNQIEKAFSKLSEFPERGSYPPELLAIGVREYREIFFKPYRIIYRVTDKNVYVLLIADGRRDMTSLLQQRLLASGLPGLESSEP from the coding sequence GTGAAGTCGTTTACGGTTCTGCTGACAGATGATGCAGTGCATGATCTCGTGGAGCTTTATGACTACATTGCGGTACATGATGCACCTGGAAAAGCGGACCATGTCCTGAATCAGATAGAGAAGGCATTCTCCAAGCTATCAGAATTCCCTGAGAGAGGCTCCTATCCTCCCGAGTTGTTGGCCATAGGGGTTCGTGAATATCGCGAGATCTTCTTCAAGCCTTATCGCATCATTTACCGCGTCACAGATAAGAACGTTTACGTTCTGCTGATTGCGGACGGCCGCCGCGATATGACATCTCTCTTGCAGCAGCGATTACTCGCCTCTGGTTTGCCCGGGTTAGAAAGTTCAGAACCGTAA
- a CDS encoding type II toxin-antitoxin system prevent-host-death family antitoxin encodes MKLSNHIKPISYLKAHAAEIVRNMAGQTEPLVITQNGEAKVVIQGIESYEENQQTMALLKILALGMRQVDEGKVIPAEDAIKRLRKRRETV; translated from the coding sequence ATGAAATTATCCAACCATATAAAGCCCATCAGCTACTTGAAGGCCCATGCCGCTGAAATTGTAAGAAATATGGCCGGCCAGACAGAGCCGTTAGTCATCACCCAGAATGGTGAAGCCAAGGTGGTTATACAGGGAATAGAGAGCTACGAGGAAAATCAGCAGACAATGGCTCTTCTGAAGATACTGGCGCTCGGTATGCGGCAGGTCGATGAAGGCAAGGTCATACCGGCTGAGGATGCAATTAAGCGCCTCCGTAAACGGCGCGAGACCGTGTGA
- a CDS encoding translocation/assembly module TamB domain-containing protein, whose product MRVRILLILLLLAGIGGAALSWLLGTTAGARWLIITAGRAAGVKIEIARIEGRLWDRIDMGNTRIEWDTGDMAVGKMVLRWHPWLIASRRIVINELSASDIAIKDRSKEEPLRLEWPQPPSGLSWLQGWIGDFRIDRISYQVREEEPYRIDRVAASLTWRFGILEISGLKGKVPEGEIAGKVEGNFERPRLTASLSFLPVKSDSLLTGVALKAQLLRDNSNGMAGPMEARVTLSPARIFDIKGHFRALPARVDLSRLQIREEGRKGMVGAEGSVRLDAPYEGRAGVVFADLDLSREVKPLRALSGKLDIQGNLSAYQGKFDLSNKTDGPWKGALGGAFEGAGKEVTIDLTRGAFLEGRVTGRIEVKDEGTTIVSATLKTRDINPALVAKGWRGAINADISGEARVTEGRAPAITVKAILLKSMVREKPVQGIIDASLQENNLSIAHLRLYGDGFDVSAQGNLRERLEFKLALRDLGLFVPETGGSVNAEGWGRWKDGKGAGSVNAKGRNISARDLRLSSVKMDISMGTDGSMKAAAGLTGIAYKTLNLRSLSALLEGKQSAHFLKLRAQWQGGDLDAAFVGGYRKEQWTGEMKSLAARDTRHGGFNLVGPARLSLSRESISIEPIVLAGVKDEKLRLNAYVDMKKKEGFVDARWDRIDLGRAGPFLQGGDAVSGQVSGNLEARWRGGNVQSIAARLNGSGAFSSDGLLIGVPRVDTSLRWDLNGLASSIDVKLSPTGRIWGEASSGEGVRLDLPRSAGFSLSWESLDLQMARAFVPAPVNLKGSLNGTVKGRLLPERSIDVRAETRLENGSVAWKSGQGVMTAAIRTAKADATWRGNSLRGEMTLALADYGRLEGAFQLPLSARLPVTAEKDGPVSLLVSGSIREKGLITAFFPGFVRESHGRLDIKATAAGTWQRPGLKGNLILSGAGAYLPAAGVELKDVSARAEVTEDRVTLTSLEIHSGAGKMEGKGNVRLKSFKVEEFEGTITGKNFQAVYLPELRVQINPDLRMSGTSEQLIVRGTVTVPEASLYSQQTQVVKASHDVRVIDRPVPARKPFSFAVDGGVEIIMGDKVTIAAEGVNAALGGKVFLMGTSIDDIRAKGEIDIRKGNYRTYGVKLDIERGRIVFDGGPVEAGTLDILALRKVSETRAGEMRPTEIKAGVLVTGPLQSPVINLYSRPRMADTDVLSYMVLGTPLQGTSETALLIQAAEALLPKSQSTSLKDRLQSYLGIDTLGIETRPVQSTTTTQTIPTLGQTGQMQTGQTQTGSLQTSTTTQSLVTVGKYLTPRLYVSLGRSVLSNENLVTMRLTLSKRWELQSQTGTQSGVGLFYKIEFD is encoded by the coding sequence ATGAGAGTTCGTATCCTCCTTATCCTCCTGCTCCTTGCCGGCATCGGAGGCGCCGCCCTTTCATGGCTCCTGGGGACTACTGCCGGGGCCCGATGGCTGATCATTACGGCGGGAAGGGCGGCAGGCGTGAAAATAGAAATCGCGCGGATCGAAGGCCGCCTCTGGGACCGCATCGACATGGGGAATACCCGGATAGAATGGGATACGGGAGATATGGCGGTAGGAAAGATGGTGCTCCGCTGGCATCCCTGGCTGATCGCGTCAAGGCGAATCGTGATCAACGAGCTCTCCGCATCGGACATCGCGATTAAGGACAGGAGTAAGGAAGAGCCCCTGAGGCTCGAATGGCCCCAGCCCCCCTCGGGCCTTTCATGGCTTCAGGGATGGATCGGTGATTTCCGGATCGACCGTATCTCATATCAGGTGAGAGAGGAGGAGCCTTACCGGATCGACCGCGTCGCCGCGTCCCTTACCTGGCGCTTCGGCATTCTTGAAATATCAGGGCTAAAAGGCAAGGTGCCGGAGGGAGAGATCGCGGGCAAGGTGGAAGGGAATTTCGAGCGGCCCCGCCTTACCGCCTCCCTTTCCTTCTTGCCGGTAAAGAGCGACAGCCTCCTTACCGGAGTCGCCCTTAAGGCGCAGCTCCTCCGGGATAATAGTAACGGTATGGCCGGACCCATGGAAGCCCGGGTTACTCTCTCGCCGGCCAGGATATTCGATATCAAGGGCCATTTTCGTGCCCTCCCCGCGAGGGTCGACCTTTCACGGCTCCAAATCCGGGAGGAGGGAAGAAAGGGGATGGTCGGGGCAGAGGGCTCGGTACGCCTCGATGCGCCTTATGAAGGCCGGGCGGGTGTAGTTTTTGCGGACCTTGACCTGTCGCGGGAGGTGAAGCCCCTGCGCGCCCTCTCGGGAAAGCTCGACATTCAGGGCAATCTCTCGGCATACCAGGGGAAATTCGACCTCTCGAATAAAACAGACGGACCCTGGAAGGGCGCCCTCGGCGGCGCCTTCGAGGGCGCCGGTAAAGAAGTTACGATTGACCTCACGAGGGGCGCATTTCTCGAAGGGAGGGTGACGGGCCGTATTGAGGTCAAAGATGAAGGGACGACCATTGTCTCCGCCACACTCAAGACGAGAGACATAAATCCCGCCCTTGTGGCGAAAGGTTGGCGCGGTGCAATAAATGCAGACATCTCGGGAGAAGCCCGGGTGACCGAGGGGCGCGCTCCCGCGATTACGGTGAAGGCCATACTCCTGAAAAGCATGGTGAGGGAAAAGCCGGTCCAGGGTATTATAGACGCGAGCCTGCAGGAGAACAACCTCTCCATCGCCCATCTCAGGCTCTATGGGGACGGTTTCGATGTCTCGGCTCAAGGAAACCTCCGGGAGCGCCTGGAGTTCAAGCTCGCCCTCCGGGACCTCGGCCTTTTCGTGCCCGAAACAGGGGGGTCCGTGAATGCAGAGGGCTGGGGCCGATGGAAGGACGGGAAAGGGGCGGGATCGGTCAATGCCAAGGGCCGGAATATCTCGGCCCGCGATCTCCGGCTCTCTTCCGTAAAAATGGACATCTCCATGGGAACCGATGGGTCGATGAAGGCAGCTGCGGGGCTTACGGGTATAGCCTACAAGACTCTAAACCTGAGGAGTCTTTCCGCTCTTCTGGAGGGAAAGCAGTCGGCCCATTTTCTCAAGCTCCGTGCCCAATGGCAGGGAGGCGACCTCGATGCAGCCTTTGTGGGAGGATATAGGAAGGAGCAGTGGACGGGCGAGATGAAAAGCCTTGCCGCCCGTGATACGCGTCACGGCGGATTCAATCTGGTTGGTCCTGCCCGCCTTTCCCTCTCCCGTGAATCGATCTCTATCGAGCCTATAGTTTTGGCGGGCGTTAAGGATGAAAAGCTGAGGCTCAATGCTTATGTTGATATGAAGAAGAAAGAAGGATTCGTAGACGCCCGGTGGGACCGGATCGACCTTGGCAGGGCCGGCCCCTTTTTACAGGGAGGAGACGCCGTATCGGGACAGGTTTCAGGCAACCTCGAGGCCCGCTGGCGCGGCGGGAACGTACAATCCATAGCCGCCCGGCTTAATGGGTCCGGTGCCTTTTCCTCCGACGGCCTCCTTATCGGGGTCCCCCGGGTCGATACTTCCCTCCGTTGGGACCTTAATGGCCTCGCCTCCTCCATTGATGTGAAGCTCTCACCCACGGGCCGTATCTGGGGAGAGGCATCCTCGGGTGAGGGCGTCCGGCTCGATCTTCCCAGGTCAGCGGGTTTTTCGCTGTCATGGGAATCTCTCGACCTTCAGATGGCCAGGGCCTTCGTGCCCGCTCCGGTCAACCTGAAGGGCTCCCTTAACGGAACGGTGAAAGGACGGCTACTGCCGGAAAGATCGATCGATGTGCGGGCGGAGACTCGCCTCGAAAACGGGAGCGTTGCATGGAAGAGCGGTCAGGGAGTGATGACCGCCGCCATACGGACGGCCAAAGCGGACGCGACCTGGCGTGGAAATTCCCTTCGCGGCGAAATGACCCTGGCTCTCGCCGATTACGGTCGCCTGGAGGGCGCCTTTCAACTTCCCCTTTCCGCCCGGTTGCCGGTAACCGCGGAGAAGGATGGTCCCGTGAGCCTCCTCGTCTCGGGCTCCATCAGGGAAAAGGGGTTGATTACCGCGTTTTTCCCCGGTTTCGTGAGGGAGAGTCACGGCCGCCTCGACATCAAGGCGACTGCTGCAGGCACGTGGCAGCGCCCGGGGCTTAAGGGGAATCTCATCCTCTCCGGGGCCGGCGCCTACTTACCGGCGGCAGGGGTCGAGCTCAAGGACGTGAGCGCCCGCGCCGAGGTTACGGAAGACCGCGTTACCCTCACGTCCCTCGAGATCCATTCGGGAGCCGGTAAAATGGAGGGGAAGGGGAACGTCCGCCTCAAATCATTCAAAGTAGAGGAATTTGAGGGCACCATCACGGGTAAGAATTTCCAGGCGGTCTACCTTCCCGAGCTCAGGGTACAGATAAACCCCGACCTGCGCATGAGCGGCACTTCCGAGCAGCTTATTGTGAGAGGGACGGTAACGGTTCCCGAGGCGTCGCTCTACAGTCAGCAGACCCAGGTCGTCAAGGCGAGTCACGATGTGCGCGTGATCGACAGGCCCGTCCCCGCCCGAAAGCCCTTCTCTTTTGCCGTAGACGGCGGGGTCGAGATCATTATGGGCGACAAGGTCACGATCGCTGCCGAGGGCGTGAACGCGGCCCTCGGGGGTAAAGTGTTTCTTATGGGGACGTCGATCGACGATATCCGGGCAAAAGGGGAGATCGACATCAGGAAAGGCAATTACCGCACCTATGGGGTAAAACTCGATATCGAGCGGGGCAGGATCGTTTTCGACGGAGGCCCCGTAGAGGCGGGCACCCTCGATATATTGGCGCTCAGGAAAGTGTCCGAGACGAGGGCGGGAGAGATGAGGCCCACGGAGATCAAAGCAGGCGTCCTCGTGACGGGCCCTCTCCAGTCCCCCGTAATCAATCTCTATTCGAGGCCCAGAATGGCGGATACCGACGTCCTCTCCTATATGGTCCTCGGCACTCCTCTCCAGGGGACCTCCGAGACTGCTCTCCTGATCCAGGCCGCGGAGGCCCTTCTCCCGAAAAGCCAGTCCACCTCTTTAAAAGACCGGCTCCAGAGCTACCTCGGGATAGATACCCTGGGCATTGAAACCAGGCCTGTCCAGTCGACCACGACCACCCAAACCATTCCGACCCTCGGACAAACGGGACAGATGCAGACAGGGCAAACCCAAACCGGGTCCCTTCAGACGAGCACGACCACCCAGTCCCTCGTGACGGTCGGAAAATATCTTACCCCCCGCCTCTACGTCAGTCTGGGAAGGTCCGTGCTGTCCAATGAGAACCTCGTGACCATGAGGCTTACCCTTTCCAAACGCTGGGAATTACAGAGCCAGACAGGGACGCAAAGCGGGGTCGGTCTTTTCTACAAGATAGAATTCGATTGA
- a CDS encoding MFS transporter, translating to MTLRHSIPKQEIGLRFAVRALKNRNYRLFFGGQGISLIGTWMQNIAMSWLIYRLTGSPFYLGLVGFTGQVPTFLFASFAGVLADRFNRRRLLILTQTLSMVPALLLAGLAFSGRVEPWHIVALSIFLGCVNAFDIPIRQSFFVEIVESKRDLGNAIAMNSFIFNSARLVGPSIAGILIGLIGESICFLINGLSFFAVIFALVRMRVPRKKKRFDHPPVLQGMREGFTYAFGFLPIKYIILFVALISFVGIPYFVLLPIFAKDVLHGGPSTLGFLMGAAGAGALTGALYLALRKTVLGLGKLIVITAPLFGISLIAFSLSRNVTLSMALMFMAGLSMLVEITSCNTIVQTIVDEDKRGRVVSLFATAYIGVTPFGNLLAGIMADKIGAPYTLMIMGLLCIAGAILFTIHLPSIRKAIRPIYVKMGIVKELTVDIQ from the coding sequence ATGACCTTACGACATTCCATACCGAAACAGGAGATCGGCCTCAGGTTCGCGGTTCGGGCGCTCAAGAACCGGAATTATCGGCTTTTTTTCGGCGGCCAGGGGATTTCTCTTATCGGCACGTGGATGCAGAATATCGCCATGAGCTGGCTCATCTACCGCTTGACCGGATCACCCTTCTACCTCGGGCTCGTGGGATTCACCGGGCAGGTCCCCACCTTTCTTTTCGCTTCATTCGCGGGGGTTCTTGCCGATCGGTTCAACCGACGGCGCCTCCTTATCCTTACCCAGACACTCTCCATGGTCCCTGCCTTACTCCTCGCCGGCCTCGCCTTTTCGGGGCGGGTGGAGCCATGGCATATCGTGGCCCTCAGCATATTCCTGGGGTGCGTCAATGCCTTCGATATCCCGATCAGGCAATCCTTTTTCGTCGAGATCGTGGAAAGTAAGCGGGACCTGGGAAATGCGATTGCGATGAACTCCTTTATCTTCAACAGCGCCCGCCTCGTCGGCCCTTCCATCGCAGGGATCCTCATAGGGCTTATAGGAGAAAGTATCTGCTTCCTCATAAACGGCCTCAGCTTCTTCGCGGTGATTTTTGCCCTTGTCCGGATGAGAGTGCCCCGGAAGAAGAAGAGGTTCGATCATCCGCCGGTCCTCCAGGGTATGAGAGAAGGCTTCACTTATGCCTTCGGTTTTCTCCCCATAAAATACATCATCCTCTTCGTGGCCCTTATAAGTTTCGTGGGCATTCCCTATTTCGTGCTTCTCCCCATATTCGCGAAAGACGTCCTTCACGGAGGGCCTTCCACCCTCGGCTTCCTCATGGGCGCGGCGGGCGCGGGCGCTTTGACCGGGGCCCTTTACCTCGCCCTGCGAAAGACGGTCCTCGGCCTCGGCAAGCTGATCGTCATCACCGCCCCCCTCTTCGGCATAAGCCTCATCGCCTTCTCCCTCTCCCGTAACGTCACCCTCTCGATGGCACTCATGTTTATGGCAGGCTTATCGATGCTCGTAGAGATCACCTCCTGCAACACCATAGTGCAGACAATCGTGGATGAAGACAAACGAGGCAGGGTAGTAAGCCTCTTCGCCACCGCCTATATCGGAGTCACCCCTTTCGGAAATCTGCTCGCAGGCATCATGGCCGATAAAATAGGCGCCCCCTACACCCTAATGATAATGGGCCTCCTCTGCATAGCCGGAGCAATACTCTTCACCATCCACCTCCCCTCAATAAGAAAAGCGATACGTCCGATCTATGTGAAGATGGGAATAGTGAAGGAGCTGACGGTGGATATCCAATAA